In a single window of the Nilaparvata lugens isolate BPH chromosome 1, ASM1435652v1, whole genome shotgun sequence genome:
- the LOC111044426 gene encoding E3 ubiquitin-protein ligase UHRF1, producing MFIQVRRDSDNRIEKLDVSKCASIEVVKESISKIFHVPVDKQRLFFGGKQLENEYNLLDYRVNLNDMIILMVREDVSNKSLPETKSIETKDDAAIDYSLVTPNDVQYYKVGDRVQYYVSSSDTWFEGTIKGINIPEENFQLIDQSSFTSNASFEVTELESQKVFELSSGDITPYSKLQIPFGFLKVNDEIMVNYNLKNPECRGIWYLAVIASVSVDSLKVTLKTLVNKKFVEVNDCIINGKMAKFFFALDRYEYPEQSDLEKVLENYQDYKCSRCKNNPSKKCRQCGCVVCGGKQDDSKTILCDECDDSYHLYCLDPPLEAVPEDDWYCQQCRRDTNEIVKAGEKLKFSKKRQQMKSVTNETTRDWGKGMACVGRTKVCSIVRSNHFGVVPGVEVGTCWKYRIQVSEAGIHRPHVAGIHGRHDEGAYSIVLSGGYEDDIDSGDTFIYTGSGGRDLTGNKRTAQQSSDQELTRNNLALARNCAAPINAVNGAVAKNWKKGKPVRVVRNFKVNKHSKYGPAEGNRYDGIYKVVKYYPVKGKSGFTVWRYELKRDDPTPAPWTKEGKQFIEDHGLNQVICPEGYEENQKPEKTSRKRALSDISETTNKKPKIVPYKLENSLKNLIESDKNNEKLWKTLMTFVSEGKQKFLSEIQAAFECICCQEVVNLPVSTPCNHIFCKDCLNRSFKAEIYSCPTCRHDLTSTFKMVVNSKLQEVLNGLLPGYAEGR from the exons ATGTTTATTCAAGTGAGAAGAGATTCTGACAATCGTATAGAAAAATTAGATGTCTCAAAATGTGCGTCAATTGAAGTAGTAAAAGAATCTATAAGTAAAATATTCCATGTGCCTGTTGACAAGCAAAGACTATTTTTTGGTGGTAAACAGttggaaaatgaatataatttactGGACTACAGGGTTAATCTTAATGATATGATAATATTGATGGTGAGAGAAGACGTTTCCAACAAATCATTGCCTGAAACCAAAAGTATAGAAACTAAAGATGATGCAGCAATAGACTACTCACTTGTGACGCCCAACGATGTTCAGTACTACAAGGTGGGTGATCGAGTCCAATATTATGTTTCATCCAGTGATACGTGGTTCGAAGGCACCATCAAAGGGATTAACATTCCAGAAGAAAACTTCCAATTGATTGATCAATCAAGTTTTACTAGTAATGCATCTTTTGAAGTAACTGAATTGGAATCCCAGAAAGTTTTTGAGCTCAGTTCTGGAGATATTACTCCATATTCTAAACTGCAGATACCATTTGGATTTTTGAAAGTCAATGACGAAATAATGGTAAACTACAATTTAAAGAATCCAGAATGTAGAGGCATCTGGTATTTGGCAGTTATTGCTTCTGTGAGTGTCGATTCACTAAAAGTAACGTTGAAAACCCTCGTAAATAAGAAGTTTGTGGAAGTAAATGATTGCattataaatggaaaaatgGCTAAATTTTTCTTCGCATTAGATCGTTATGAATATCCTGAACAGAGTGATTTAGAAAAAGTCTTGGAAAACTATCAAGACTATAAATGCAGCCGCTGCAAAAATAACCCATCGAAAAAGTGTCGCCAATgtggctgtgtggtgtgtggcgGCAAACAAGATGATTCAAAAACAATCTTGTGCGACGAATGTGACGACTCTTATCATCTGTATTGTCTTGACCCTCcgcttgaagcagttcctgaaGATGATTGGTATTGTCAACAGTGTCGCCGTGACACAAATGAGATTGTTAAGGCTGGTGAGAAGCTCAAGTTTTCCAAGAAACGACAACAGATGAAGTCTGTGACAAATGAAACAACCCGTGATTGGGGCAAAG GCATGGCATGCGTTGGCCGAACCAAAGTATGTAGTATTGTGCGATCCAACCATTTTGGAGTTGTTCCTGGGGTTGAGGTTGGAACTTGCTGGAAGTATAGAATTCAG GTGTCGGAAGCAGGCATCCACAGGCCGCACGTGGCCGGCATCCATGGGCGCCACGACGAGGGCGCCTACAGCATCGTGCTGAGTGGCGGCTACGAGGACGACATCGACTCGGGAGACACATTCATCTACACGGGGTCGGGCGGCCGCGACCTGACAGGCAACAAACGCACGGCACAGCAGAGCAGCGATCAGGAGCTGACTCGCAACAACCTGGCGCTCGCTCGCAACTGTGCGGCGCCCATCAACGCAGTCAACGGCGCCGTCGCAAAGAACTGGAAGAAAGGCAAGCCGGTCCGCGTCGTGCGCAACTTCAAGGTCAACAAGCACTCCAAGTACGGCCCGGCCGAAGGCAACCGCTACGACGGCATCTATAAAGTCGTCAAATATTACCCTGTCAAAGGCAAATCAGGTTTCACCGTGTGGAGGTACGAGCTGAAGAGAGACGACCCCACCCCGGCCCCTTGGACTAAAGAGGGGAAACAGTTCATCGAGGATCACGGACTCAACCAAGTCATCTGTCCCGAAGGTTACGAGGAAAACCAGAAACCCGAGAAAACATCTCGAAAACGCGCTTTATCTGACATATCTGAGACCACAAACAAAAAACCAAAAATCGTTCCATACAAGCtagaaaattcattgaaaaatctcATAGAGTCCGATAAAAACAATGAGAAACTATGGAAGACCCTCATGACATTCGTTTCGGAAGGTAAACAAAAATTTCTTAGTGAAATCCAAGCAGCATTCGAGTGTATCTGCTGTCAGGAAGTGGTCAATCTCCCCGTCAGTACACCCTGCAACCACATATTCTGTAAAGATTGTCTCAATCGCTCATTCAAGGCTGAAATTTACTCATGTCCCACCTGCCGGCATGATTTGACATCGACATTTAAAATGGTCGTGAATTCGAAATTGCAAGAAGTGTTGAATGGTTTGTTACCTGGGTATGCTGAAGGGcgttga